One window of Triticum dicoccoides isolate Atlit2015 ecotype Zavitan chromosome 5A, WEW_v2.0, whole genome shotgun sequence genomic DNA carries:
- the LOC119298987 gene encoding BTB/POZ and MATH domain-containing protein 1-like gives MAASQSSIAMVPSRCTAEMHTARATVAVEISGYSRLKGLGRGKYLRSPAFSIGGHEWCIYYFPDGSPDEASQGHVSVFLKLLTKNAEVKALHMWMRLNRVSGQSIVALSRKGPDVFERKKSWGVPKFMQTTAEVESAYLQNDCLLIECEVSVIKETLDIHVPPSDLSDNLATLLNGKIGADVTFKVQGEVFSAHKILLAMRSAVFNAEFYGPMGDNGAQDITIDDMQPAVFKAFLHFIYTDSLPSMDDLDDDDKREMVKHLLVAGDKYAMERMKRVCEGMLCKSLDVETVATILALADQHHCNNLKDACIEFMLSSNRMDDVIASQGYAHLKRSCPDLIVDVFERTVKSRKI, from the coding sequence ATGGCAGCATCGCAGAGTTCAATAGCGATGGTGCCGTCGAGGTGCACAGCAGAGATGCACACGGCGCGGGCCACGGTCGCGGTCGAGATCTCTGGCTACAGCCGTCTCAAGGGCCTCGGGAGAGGCAAATATCTCCGTTCTCCGGCATTCTCCATCGGGGGCCACGAATGGTGCATCTACTACTTCCCCGACGGAAGCCCAGACGAGGCGAGCCAAGGTCACGTATCTGTCTTCCTCAAGCTCTTGACCAAGAACGCCGAGGTGAAGGCGCTCCACATGTGGATGCGTTTGAATCGAGTTAGTGGGCAGTCGATTGTGGCGCTCTCCCGCAAAGGGCCAGACGTGTTCGAGCGTAAAAAATCTTGGGGCGTACCAAAGTTCATGCAGACCACTGCTGAAGTAGAGTCGGCGTACCTGCAGAACGATTGTCTCCTGATCGAGTGCGAAGTCAGTGTTATCAAGGAAACACTTGATATCCATGTGCCACCCTCTGACCTTTCGGATAATCTTGCAACCTTGCTAAATGGGAAGATAGGAGCAGATGTGACTTTCAAGGTTCAAGGGGAGGTCTTTTCCGCTCATAAGATTTTGCTTGCGATGCGATCGGCGGTCTTCAACGCGGAGTTCTATGGGCCTATGGGGGACAACGGGGCACAGGACATAACTATTGACGACATGCAGCCTGCTGTTTTCAAGGCATTTCTTCACTTCATCTACACCGATTCATTGCCTTCCATGGATGATCTTGATGATGATGACAAAAGAGAAATGGTTAAGCACTTACTTGTGGCTGGAGATAAGTATGCGATGGAAAGGATGAAGAGGGTATGTGAAGGGATGCTATGCAAGAGTCTTGATGTTGAGACCGTGGCGACCATATTAGCTCTAGCTGACCAGCACCATTGCAACAACCTCAAAGATGCTTGCATTGAATTTATGCTCTCTTCGAATAGAATGGATGATGTGATCGCAAGCCAAGGGTATGCACACCTCAAAAGATCTTGTCCTGATCTCATTGTAGATGTGTTTGAAAGAACAGTGAAGTCCCGCAAAATTTAG